A genomic segment from Deinococcus sp. YIM 77859 encodes:
- a CDS encoding CorA family divalent cation transporter: MTTPRRENEENRGLRVYLFGAEGHDREVQLSEELVQGLCASQLLWVDVPGREARELERVAALLGLDRRAVQNLADPVPQPRVESYGEVFRVDVQAVREQDGRLIGDELNIVVGPNVLLTVHPENVGFVSEFAQQQRGNGKLGQLTSETFLAALLNWHLNSYLHEVEALESQLDRLDEDILRRSSGRDFLSELVRCRRRTGELRRLLTAHRDVYATLSRPDFKALADPESARNFDALEDRFERAVTSVEGVREGILGSFDLYMSSLSQRTNDTMQLLTVATVVMGLWALVSGLFGMNFDVPWSKTGWEGFLVIVGVLLLLSALILAGARRRGWL; this comes from the coding sequence GTGACCACCCCCCGGCGAGAGAACGAGGAGAACCGGGGCCTCCGCGTCTACCTCTTTGGCGCGGAGGGTCACGACCGGGAGGTGCAGCTCAGTGAGGAACTCGTGCAGGGGCTGTGCGCGTCGCAGCTTCTGTGGGTGGATGTGCCGGGTCGGGAGGCACGGGAGCTAGAAAGGGTCGCGGCCCTTCTCGGGCTAGACCGGCGGGCTGTGCAGAACCTGGCGGACCCTGTGCCTCAGCCCCGTGTGGAGAGCTACGGCGAGGTCTTCCGGGTGGACGTGCAGGCCGTGCGGGAACAGGACGGGCGGCTCATCGGCGACGAGCTGAATATCGTGGTTGGTCCCAACGTCCTGCTGACCGTTCACCCGGAGAACGTGGGCTTTGTGAGCGAGTTTGCCCAACAGCAGCGGGGCAACGGCAAACTCGGTCAGCTCACGTCCGAGACATTTCTGGCCGCGCTGCTCAACTGGCACCTCAACAGTTATCTGCACGAGGTCGAGGCGCTCGAAAGCCAGCTTGACCGTCTGGACGAGGACATCCTGCGGCGGTCTTCCGGTCGGGACTTCCTGAGCGAGCTTGTGCGCTGCCGCCGGCGAACCGGTGAACTGCGCCGCCTCCTCACCGCTCACCGCGACGTGTACGCCACCCTGTCCCGTCCTGATTTCAAAGCGCTGGCCGATCCCGAATCCGCCCGGAACTTCGACGCCCTAGAAGACCGCTTCGAGCGGGCGGTCACCTCGGTCGAGGGGGTACGGGAGGGCATCCTGGGCTCCTTTGACCTGTACATGAGTAGCCTTAGCCAGCGCACAAACGACACCATGCAGCTCCTGACGGTCGCCACCGTGGTGATGGGGCTGTGGGCGCTCGTCTCGGGCCTTTTTGGCATGAATTTCGACGTGCCGTGGTCCAAAACCGGCTGGGAGGGGTTCTTGGTGATCGTGGGCGTCCTGCTCCTGCTCTCGGCCTTGATCCTGGCGGGAGCCCGGCGGCGTGGCTGGTTGTAA